The Salvelinus sp. IW2-2015 linkage group LG15, ASM291031v2, whole genome shotgun sequence genome includes a region encoding these proteins:
- the LOC139028751 gene encoding RIMS-binding protein 2-like has product MDCAYYRRQDLGEERDCWDLQREVVRQKSLRSKRLHSIPEVAEDEPDGVDGMGHHHQRLRFDDEGRPGTPCMHRRSPRIYQQNPHQHNHLSPSKNHRRLLQRQHSSPRYGCNFEERSLNRPSRQTTKSPDSGLDCGSEEEGSLGYRGYPHGSPMRGPVHYIHCEGPVERRALAAGRKRQLTRQCSMDEDHCDSPKTGHLSDLRNREVHYGPGREWEREPGHSPRRYPRDGALSEGRLHQLDRPYQRDLRASYVNRLNRVSDQPPFARS; this is encoded by the exons ATGGACTGT GCGTATTACAGGCGTCAGGAcctaggggaggagagggactgCTGGGACCtacagagagaggtggtgagacaGAAGTCCCTGCGTAGTAAACGCCTCCACAGCATCCCTGAGGTTGCCGAGGACGAGCCCGACGGAGTGGATGGGATGGGTCATCATCATCAGCGCCTCCGCTTTGACGACGAAGGCAGGCCTGGTACACCCTGCATGCACCGCAGGAGCCCCCGTATCTACCAGCAGAACCCCCACCAGCACAACCACCTCTCCCCCAGCAAGAACCACCGTCGCCTGCTGCAGCGCCAGCATTCCTCTCCCCGCTATGGCTGTAATTTCGAGGAGCGCAGCCTGAACCGGCCCAGCCGCCAGACCACCAAGAGCCCTGACAGCGGCCTGGACTGTGGCAGTGAGGAAGAGGGCTCTTTGGGGTACCGGGGTTACCCCCACGGCAGCCCCATGCGGGGTCCTGTCCACTACATCCACTGTGAGGGGCCGGTAGAGCGACGGGCCCTGGCTGCAGGCAGGAAGAGGCAGCTGACACGGCAGTGCAGCATGGATGAGGACCACTGTGACAGCCCTAAGACAGGCCACCTGTCTGATCTGAGGAACAGGGAGGTGCACTACGGGCCAGGCCGGGAGTGGGAGAGGGAACCAGGGCACAGCCCCAGACGCTACCCCAGGGACGGAGCCCTGAGCGAGGGCAGGCTCCACCAGCTGGACAGGCCTTATCAAAGGGACCTTAGGGCCAGCTATGTGAACAGGCTCAACAGGGTCTCGGACCAGCCGCCG TTTGCTCGTTCTTAG